A stretch of Haemophilus influenzae DNA encodes these proteins:
- the hmw1B gene encoding two-partner secretion (TPS) system translocator Hmw1B, translating to MKNIKSRLKLSAISVLLGLASSSLYAEEAFLVKGFQLSGALETLSEDAQLSVAKSLSKYQGTQTLTNLKTAQLELQAVLDKIEPNKFDVILPQQTITDGNIIFELVSKSVAESQVFYKASKGYSEENIARSLPSLKQGKVYEDGRQWFDLREFNMAKENPLKVTRVHYELNPKNKTSNLIIAGFSPFGKTRSFISYDNFGAREFNYQRVSLGFVNANLTGHDDVLNLNALTNVKAPSKSYAVGVGYTYPFYDKHQSLSLYTSMSYADSNDIDGLPSAINRKLSKGQSISANLKWSYYLPTFNLGMEDQFKINLGYNYRHINQTSELNTLGATKKKFAVSGVSAGIDGHIQFTPKTIFNIDLTHHYYASKLPGSFGMERIGETFNRSYHISTASLGLSQEFAQGWHFSSQLSGQFTLQDISSIDLFSVTGTYGVRGFKYGGASGERGLVWRNELSMPKYTRFQISPYAFYDAGQFRYNSENAKIYGEDMHTVSSAGLGIKTSPTQNLSLDAFVARRFANANSDNLNGNKKRTSSPTTFWGRLTFSF from the coding sequence ATGAAAAATATAAAAAGCAGATTAAAACTCAGTGCAATATCAGTATTGCTTGGCCTGGCTTCTTCATCATTGTATGCAGAAGAAGCGTTTTTAGTAAAAGGCTTTCAGTTATCTGGTGCACTTGAAACTTTAAGTGAAGACGCCCAACTGTCTGTAGCAAAATCCTTATCCAAATACCAGGGTACACAAACTTTAACAAACCTAAAAACAGCACAGCTTGAATTACAAGCCGTGCTAGATAAGATTGAGCCAAATAAATTTGATGTGATATTGCCGCAACAAACCATTACGGATGGCAATATTATATTTGAACTGGTCTCGAAATCAGTCGCAGAAAGCCAAGTTTTTTATAAGGCGAGCAAGGGTTATAGTGAAGAAAATATCGCTCGCAGCCTGCCATCTTTGAAACAAGGAAAAGTGTATGAAGATGGTCGTCAGTGGTTCGATTTGCGTGAATTTAATATGGCAAAAGAAAATCCGCTTAAGGTTACCCGTGTACATTACGAACTAAACCCTAAAAACAAAACCTCTAATTTGATAATTGCGGGCTTCTCGCCTTTTGGTAAAACGCGTAGCTTTATTTCTTATGATAATTTCGGTGCAAGGGAGTTTAACTATCAACGTGTGAGTTTAGGTTTTGTTAATGCCAATTTAACTGGACATGATGATGTATTAAACCTAAACGCATTAACCAATGTGAAAGCACCATCAAAATCTTATGCGGTAGGCGTGGGATATACTTATCCGTTTTATGACAAACATCAATCCTTAAGCCTTTATACCAGCATGAGTTATGCTGATTCTAATGATATCGACGGCTTACCAAGTGCGATTAATCGTAAATTATCAAAAGGTCAATCTATCTCTGCAAATCTGAAATGGAGTTATTACCTCCCAACATTTAACCTTGGTATGGAAGACCAGTTTAAAATTAATTTAGGCTACAACTACCGCCATATTAATCAAACATCCGAGTTAAACACCCTGGGTGCAACGAAGAAAAAATTTGCAGTATCAGGCGTAAGTGCAGGCATTGATGGGCATATCCAATTCACCCCTAAAACAATCTTTAATATTGATTTAACTCATCATTATTACGCGAGTAAATTACCAGGCTCTTTTGGAATGGAGCGCATTGGCGAAACATTTAATCGCAGCTATCACATTAGCACAGCCAGTTTAGGGTTGAGTCAAGAGTTTGCTCAAGGTTGGCATTTTAGCAGTCAATTATCGGGTCAGTTTACTCTACAAGATATAAGTAGCATAGATTTATTCTCTGTAACAGGTACTTATGGCGTCAGAGGCTTTAAATACGGCGGTGCAAGTGGTGAGCGCGGTCTTGTATGGCGTAATGAATTAAGTATGCCAAAATACACCCGCTTTCAAATCAGCCCTTATGCGTTTTATGATGCAGGTCAGTTCCGTTATAATAGCGAAAATGCTAAAATTTACGGTGAAGATATGCACACAGTATCCTCTGCGGGTTTAGGCATTAAAACCTCTCCTACACAAAACTTAAGCCTAGATGCTTTTGTTGCTCGTCGCTTTGCAAATGCCAATAGTGACAATTTGAATGGCAACAAAAAACGCACAAGCTCACCTACAACCTTCTGGGGTAGATTAACATTCAGTTTCTAA
- a CDS encoding UDP-glucose:protein N-beta-glucosyltransferase has protein sequence MTKENLQNAPQNTTVSLVESNNNQTSPQMLQQSPKPSLLRLEQHIAKKDYEFACRELMVILEKMDANFGGVHDIEFDAPAQLAYLPEKLLIYFATRLANAITTLFSDPELAISEEGALKMISLQRWLTLIFASSPYVNADHILNKYNINPDSEGGFHLATDNSSIAKFCIFYLPESNVNMSLDALWAGNQQLCASLCFALQSSRFIGTASAFHKRAVVLQWFPKKLAEIANLDELPANILHDVYMHCSYDLAKNKHDVKRPLNELVRKHILTQGWQDRYLYTLGKKDGKPVMMVLLEHFNSGHSIYRTHSTSMIAAREKFYLVGLGHEGVDNIGREVFDEFFEISSNNIMERLFFIRKQCETFQPAVFYMPSIGMDITTIFVSNTRLAPIQAVALGHPATTHSEFIDYVIVEDDYVGSEDCFSETLLRLPKDALPYVPSALAPQKVDYVLRENPEVVNIGIAATTMKLNPEFLVTLQEIRDKAKVKIHFHFALGQSTGLTHPYVKWFIESYLGDDATAHPHAPYHDYLAILRDCDMLLNPFPFGNTNGIIDMVTLGLVGVCKTGDEVHEHIDEGLFKRLGLPEWLIADTRETYIECALRLAENHQERLELRRYIIENNGLQKLFTGDPRPLGKILLKKTNEWKRKHLSKK, from the coding sequence ATGACAAAAGAAAATTTGCAAAACGCTCCACAAAATACGACCGTTTCACTTGTGGAATCAAACAACAACCAAACTTCCCCGCAAATGCTTCAACAATCACCCAAACCTAGCCTATTGCGCTTGGAACAACATATCGCAAAAAAAGATTATGAGTTTGCTTGTCGTGAATTAATGGTGATTCTGGAAAAAATGGATGCTAATTTTGGAGGTGTTCACGATATTGAATTTGACGCACCCGCACAGCTGGCATATCTACCCGAAAAATTACTCATTTATTTTGCCACTCGTCTCGCCAATGCAATTACAACACTCTTTTCCGACCCCGAATTGGCAATTTCTGAAGAAGGGGCGTTAAAGATGATTAGTCTGCAACGCTGGTTGACGCTGATTTTTGCCTCTTCCCCCTACGTTAACGCAGACCATATTCTCAATAAATATAATATCAACCCAGATTCCGAAGGTGGCTTTCATTTAGCAACAGACAACTCTTCTATTGCTAAATTCTGTATTTTTTACTTACCCGAATCCAATGTCAATATGAGTTTAGATGCGTTATGGGCAGGGAATCAACAACTTTGTGCTTCATTGTGTTTTGCGTTGCAATCTTCACGTTTTATTGGTACTGCATCTGCGTTTCATAAAAGAGCGGTGGTTTTACAGTGGTTTCCTAAAAAACTCGCCGAAATTGCTAATTTAGATGAATTGCCTGCAAATATCCTTCATGATGTATATATGCACTGCAGTTATGATTTAGCAAAAAACAAGCACGATGTTAAGCGTCCATTAAACGAACTTGTCCGCAAGCATATCCTCACGCAAGGATGGCAAGACCGCTACCTTTACACCTTAGGTAAAAAGGACGGCAAACCTGTGATGATGGTACTGCTTGAACATTTTAATTCGGGACATTCGATTTATCGCACGCATTCAACTTCAATGATTGCTGCTCGAGAAAAATTCTATTTAGTCGGCTTAGGCCATGAGGGCGTTGATAACATAGGTCGAGAAGTGTTTGACGAGTTCTTTGAAATCAGTAGCAATAATATAATGGAGAGACTGTTTTTTATCCGTAAACAGTGCGAAACTTTCCAACCCGCAGTGTTCTATATGCCAAGCATTGGCATGGATATTACCACGATTTTTGTGAGCAACACTCGGCTTGCCCCTATTCAAGCTGTAGCCTTGGGTCATCCTGCCACTACGCACTCTGAATTTATTGATTATGTCATCGTAGAAGATGATTATGTGGGCAGTGAAGATTGTTTCAGCGAAACCCTTTTACGCTTGCCCAAAGATGCCCTACCTTATGTACCATCTGCGCTCGCCCCACAAAAAGTGGATTATGTACTAAGAGAAAATCCCGAAGTAGTCAATATCGGTATTGCTGCTACCACCATGAAATTAAACCCTGAATTTTTGGTAACATTGCAAGAAATCAGGGATAAAGCTAAAGTCAAAATACATTTTCATTTCGCACTTGGACAATCAACAGGCTTGACACACCCTTATGTCAAATGGTTCATCGAAAGCTATTTAGGCGACGATGCCACCGCACATCCCCACGCACCTTATCACGATTATCTGGCAATATTGCGTGATTGCGATATGCTACTAAATCCGTTTCCTTTCGGTAATACAAACGGCATAATTGATATGGTTACATTAGGTTTAGTTGGTGTATGCAAAACGGGGGATGAAGTACATGAACATATTGATGAAGGTCTGTTTAAACGCTTAGGACTACCAGAATGGCTGATAGCCGATACTCGCGAAACATACATTGAATGTGCTTTACGTTTGGCTGAAAACCATCAAGAACGTCTTGAACTCCGTCGTTACATCATAGAAAACAACGGCTTACAAAAGCTTTTTACAGGCGACCCTCGTCCATTGGGTAAAATACTGCTTAAGAAAACAAATGAATGGAAACGAAAGCACTTGAGTAAAAAATAA
- a CDS encoding helix-turn-helix domain-containing protein yields the protein MMPWIETDAMQQRVLFLKAWLSQRYTKTELCQQFNISRPTADKWIKRHQQLGFEG from the coding sequence ATGATGCCTTGGATAGAGACCGATGCGATGCAACAGCGTGTACTTTTCTTAAAAGCGTGGCTAAGCCAACGCTATACTAAAACTGAACTGTGTCAGCAGTTTAATATTAGCCGTCCAACGGCAGATAAATGGATTAAACGCCACCAACAGCTTGGCTTTGAGGGCTAA
- a CDS encoding Mor transcription activator family protein produces MPKSISLFACKREKQIFNEFTSNNHVSLAKKYALSLQWIYKIVKRVQKEEIAKRPFNIFAQS; encoded by the coding sequence ATGCCGAAATCAATATCGCTTTTCGCCTGCAAACGTGAAAAGCAGATTTTCAACGAATTTACAAGTAATAATCACGTCTCCCTTGCTAAGAAGTATGCTTTATCGTTGCAATGGATCTACAAAATCGTCAAACGTGTGCAGAAAGAAGAAATTGCCAAACGGCCGTTTAATATATTCGCCCAATCCTAA
- a CDS encoding DNA-binding domain-containing protein — MQPKSLLKETQQALANAIRLGNADPLNGYAANRLAVYTRLVRNNAFGFIDRCFVEAPLHIEPEYWKNAKENFVQNGNAHSPYFQDIAGEFLLFCQEKEIFDTNILALMDFENTQLLAEVSLAKVPEKFEWNRHSVMQLSGAAYLKSYDVDFLSSDFKQFDDTPIQAIIWRDSDFSIQQQILSELDYWLLSYLQEQPNSLENVLSALNTMVEDSTSIIPLLEQVWMKWVTSEVIYPEQR, encoded by the coding sequence ATGCAGCCTAAGTCATTACTGAAAGAAACTCAGCAAGCACTGGCAAATGCTATTCGGTTAGGTAATGCAGATCCTTTAAATGGTTATGCTGCAAACCGTTTAGCGGTATATACACGTTTAGTTCGTAATAATGCTTTTGGTTTTATTGATCGTTGTTTTGTTGAAGCACCATTGCATATTGAGCCAGAGTATTGGAAAAATGCTAAAGAAAATTTTGTGCAAAATGGTAATGCCCATTCTCCTTATTTCCAAGATATTGCAGGAGAATTTCTCTTGTTTTGTCAAGAAAAAGAGATATTTGATACAAATATATTGGCATTGATGGATTTTGAAAATACACAATTACTCGCAGAAGTTTCTTTAGCCAAAGTGCCTGAAAAATTTGAGTGGAATAGACATAGCGTAATGCAATTATCTGGCGCAGCTTATTTAAAAAGTTATGACGTTGATTTTTTATCAAGTGACTTTAAACAATTTGATGACACGCCAATTCAAGCTATTATATGGCGTGATAGTGATTTTAGTATTCAGCAACAAATCCTTTCAGAGTTAGATTACTGGTTGTTAAGTTATCTACAAGAACAACCAAATTCATTAGAAAATGTTTTGTCTGCACTTAATACAATGGTTGAAGACAGTACCTCAATAATCCCATTATTAGAGCAAGTATGGATGAAATGGGTTACATCTGAAGTAATTTACCCCGAACAAAGATAA
- a CDS encoding DUF692 domain-containing protein: MKLQGAGLGYRRNLAEDFLQLPPNNSIQFIEVAPENWSKMGGMARYQFDQAAERFPLAVHGLSLSLGGQAPLDRKLLRNTKALMNQYNSSFFSEHLSYCECEGHLYDLLPMPFTEEAVKHVAQRIRDVQDFLGLQISLENTSYYLHSPTSTMNEVEFLNAIAQEANCGIHLDVNNIYVNGVNHGLLDPYVFLDQVDVKRVNYIHIAGHDEEHSAAQVVENSADESFNKVKGAYRHLPELLIDTHGEAVKGTVWDLLEYAYQRLPTIPPTLLERDFNFPPFAELYAEVEHIAQLQQKYAHTEVMSYAA, translated from the coding sequence ATGAAATTACAAGGTGCTGGATTAGGTTATCGTCGGAATTTAGCTGAGGATTTTTTACAACTTCCCCCAAACAACTCTATTCAATTTATTGAAGTCGCACCAGAAAATTGGAGTAAAATGGGTGGAATGGCTCGTTATCAATTTGATCAAGCAGCAGAAAGATTTCCATTAGCAGTACACGGTCTTTCACTTTCTTTAGGTGGGCAAGCACCACTTGATCGCAAATTACTCCGTAATACTAAAGCACTAATGAATCAATATAATTCATCTTTCTTTTCTGAACATTTAAGTTATTGTGAATGTGAAGGGCATTTATATGATTTATTACCTATGCCATTTACAGAAGAAGCTGTAAAACACGTTGCGCAACGAATACGTGATGTGCAAGATTTCTTAGGATTGCAAATTTCATTAGAAAATACTTCTTATTATTTGCATTCTCCAACTAGTACAATGAATGAAGTGGAATTTTTAAATGCTATTGCACAAGAGGCTAATTGTGGCATTCATTTAGATGTGAATAATATTTATGTTAATGGTGTTAATCACGGATTGCTTGATCCTTATGTCTTTTTAGATCAAGTGGATGTTAAACGTGTTAATTACATTCATATTGCAGGGCACGATGAAGAACATTCTGCTGCACAAGTTGTGGAGAATTCAGCAGATGAATCATTTAATAAAGTAAAAGGAGCATATCGCCATTTACCTGAATTATTAATTGATACACACGGTGAAGCTGTAAAAGGCACTGTATGGGATTTACTCGAATATGCCTATCAACGACTACCTACGATTCCCCCAACATTATTGGAACGTGATTTCAACTTCCCACCATTTGCAGAACTTTACGCCGAAGTTGAGCATATTGCACAATTACAGCAAAAATACGCTCACACAGAGGTAATGTCTTATGCAGCCTAA
- a CDS encoding membrane protein: MKKLATLTALASALTMAVATAVQAESKSSNTDNTATPCVGDKCVKTKAAEGKCGEGKCGADKAKSAEGKCGEGKCGASKPKAAEGKCGEGKCGSK, translated from the coding sequence ATGAAAAAATTAGCAACATTAACAGCATTAGCAAGTGCATTAACGATGGCAGTAGCGACAGCAGTACAGGCTGAATCAAAGTCAAGCAATACTGATAATACAGCAACACCTTGTGTAGGCGATAAATGTGTCAAAACGAAAGCCGCAGAAGGTAAGTGTGGTGAAGGCAAATGCGGTGCAGATAAAGCTAAATCTGCTGAAGGTAAATGTGGCGAGGGTAAATGTGGTGCGAGCAAACCGAAAGCTGCTGAAGGCAAATGTGGCGAAGGTAAATGCGGTTCTAAATAA
- a CDS encoding DoxX family protein yields the protein MQGIGSGVSLLILRFFLAWEFFEAGLEKWNGQNWFAEIQDRFPFPFNLIPADINWHVAMGSELIFPFLLIFGVLTRFSALSLTILISVAWYSIHADSGYNVCDNGYKLPLIYVVTLLILITQGAGKLSLDTLIKKVYPTKSWLKFL from the coding sequence ATGCAAGGTATCGGCAGTGGCGTAAGTTTATTGATTTTACGCTTTTTTCTTGCGTGGGAGTTTTTTGAAGCAGGATTAGAAAAATGGAATGGACAAAATTGGTTCGCTGAAATACAAGATCGTTTTCCTTTTCCATTTAATCTTATTCCAGCTGATATTAATTGGCACGTTGCAATGGGATCAGAATTAATTTTCCCATTTTTGCTGATATTTGGAGTGCTAACACGTTTTAGTGCATTAAGTTTAACGATTTTAATCTCTGTCGCGTGGTATAGCATTCACGCCGATTCAGGTTATAACGTATGTGATAATGGTTATAAATTACCATTAATTTATGTGGTGACTTTATTAATCTTAATTACACAGGGAGCGGGGAAACTCTCTTTAGACACGCTTATTAAGAAGGTTTATCCAACTAAAAGCTGGTTGAAATTTCTCTAA
- a CDS encoding TIGR00153 family protein, with amino-acid sequence MAMNNILGLFAHSPLKPLQKHSEKVTECSDLLIPFFQTTFSKNWEQAEEKRLEISQCEREADSLKREIRLKLPRGLFLPIDRTDLLELVTQQDKLANYAKDIAGRMIGRQFGIPEEMQEEFLHYVKRSLDAIHQAHRVIEEMDKLLETGFKGRELKLVNDMIQELDSIEDDTDQMQIKLRKMLYTIESRYNPIDVMFLYKIIEWVGVLADQAQRVGSRIELMLARS; translated from the coding sequence ATGGCAATGAATAATATTCTCGGATTATTTGCCCATTCGCCTCTCAAGCCGTTACAAAAACACTCTGAAAAAGTGACCGAATGTAGCGATCTTTTGATTCCTTTTTTTCAAACGACTTTCTCAAAGAATTGGGAACAAGCGGAAGAAAAACGCTTAGAAATTTCTCAATGCGAACGTGAGGCAGATAGTTTAAAACGCGAAATTCGGTTGAAATTGCCACGTGGTTTATTCTTACCTATCGATCGTACTGATCTTTTAGAATTAGTCACGCAACAAGATAAACTTGCCAATTATGCCAAAGATATTGCAGGCCGTATGATTGGTCGTCAATTTGGTATTCCTGAAGAAATGCAGGAAGAATTCTTACATTACGTAAAACGTAGTTTAGATGCAATTCATCAAGCCCACCGAGTAATCGAAGAAATGGATAAGCTATTAGAAACGGGTTTTAAAGGTCGTGAACTCAAATTAGTCAATGATATGATTCAAGAACTTGATTCAATTGAAGATGATACAGACCAAATGCAGATCAAATTGCGTAAAATGCTTTACACCATCGAAAGCCGTTATAATCCAATTGATGTAATGTTCTTATATAAAATTATTGAATGGGTTGGCGTTTTGGCTGACCAAGCACAACGAGTCGGTTCGCGCATTGAATTAATGCTGGCGCGTTCATAA
- a CDS encoding inorganic phosphate transporter — MEIISQYGSWLVWITAAFGFFMAFGIGANDVSNSMGTSVGSGTVTAKQAIIIALIFESAGAYLAGGEVTQTIKSGVIDPIQFVDTPDILALGMLSTLFASGAWLFIVTKMGWPVSGIHTIIGAIIGFACITIGPSSVDWSNIGSIVGSWFITPVISGILAYAIFASTQKLIFDTEQPLKNAQKYGPYYMGITVFVLCIVTMKKGLKHVGLNLSNSETLIISLAISLIGMFFFHFYFKSKIFTQSANKGTFGAVEKVFSILMLLTACAMAFAHGSNDVANAIGPLSAVVSIVNEGGKIVSGGALTWWILPLGALGIAVGLITMGQKVMATVGSGITDLTPSRGFAAQFATAMTVVVASGTGLPISTTQTLVGAILGIGFARGIAALNLTVIRNIISSWIVTLPAGAFFAIIIFYVLRTIFN; from the coding sequence ATGGAAATTATTAGTCAATATGGTTCTTGGTTGGTGTGGATCACAGCAGCCTTTGGCTTTTTTATGGCATTCGGAATTGGAGCAAATGATGTCTCAAACTCAATGGGTACATCCGTAGGATCTGGTACTGTAACAGCCAAACAAGCAATTATTATTGCGTTAATTTTTGAATCTGCAGGTGCATATTTAGCTGGTGGCGAAGTAACACAAACCATAAAAAGTGGCGTAATCGACCCAATACAATTTGTTGATACACCCGATATTTTAGCCTTAGGTATGCTTTCAACCTTATTTGCATCAGGTGCTTGGTTATTTATTGTAACCAAAATGGGTTGGCCAGTTTCTGGTATACACACTATTATTGGTGCAATTATTGGATTTGCCTGTATTACGATTGGCCCTAGTTCTGTAGATTGGTCAAATATTGGCAGCATCGTTGGTAGCTGGTTTATCACGCCTGTCATCTCGGGTATTTTGGCTTATGCAATCTTTGCAAGTACGCAAAAACTTATTTTTGATACTGAACAGCCATTAAAAAATGCACAAAAATATGGCCCTTATTATATGGGGATAACCGTGTTTGTACTTTGTATCGTGACGATGAAAAAAGGCTTAAAACACGTAGGCTTAAATCTTTCAAACAGTGAAACTTTAATCATTTCACTTGCCATCAGTCTTATCGGAATGTTTTTCTTCCATTTCTATTTTAAAAGCAAAATCTTCACTCAATCAGCAAACAAAGGCACTTTTGGTGCCGTAGAAAAAGTCTTCAGTATTTTAATGTTATTAACCGCTTGTGCGATGGCATTTGCGCACGGTTCTAATGACGTAGCCAATGCAATTGGCCCTCTTTCTGCAGTGGTCTCTATTGTAAATGAAGGCGGTAAAATTGTTTCAGGTGGAGCCTTAACTTGGTGGATTTTACCCTTAGGTGCATTAGGTATTGCTGTGGGCTTAATTACTATGGGACAAAAAGTGATGGCGACTGTTGGATCTGGGATCACCGATTTAACGCCAAGCCGTGGCTTTGCTGCTCAATTTGCTACTGCAATGACTGTTGTAGTTGCATCAGGCACAGGCTTACCCATCTCAACAACACAAACACTTGTTGGAGCTATTTTAGGTATCGGTTTTGCACGTGGTATCGCTGCACTGAATTTAACGGTTATCCGAAACATCATTAGTTCTTGGATTGTCACATTACCAGCAGGCGCATTTTTCGCCATTATTATTTTCTATGTGCTAAGAACTATCTTTAATTAA
- a CDS encoding TIGR04211 family SH3 domain-containing protein, translated as MKKIYKALISSLLLSTSINVAYAETQYVTENLSTFLRRGAGEQFKIAGSIQAGEAVNVLERQGKYTLIRDNKNREAWILNSDLSSTPSSKEENPKLKAQVQELTLKLSRLDGDWQQRTVEMQRRTKQAEQQSADLLEQNSQLKRELEMTKNKNRDLEAILDAGKREIAIQWFIYGGSVLGVGLLFGLLIPYVLPKRRRRDGWA; from the coding sequence ATGAAAAAGATCTATAAAGCCTTAATCTCATCTTTACTTTTAAGTACATCAATAAATGTTGCTTATGCGGAAACCCAATATGTTACTGAAAATTTAAGTACTTTCTTACGTCGTGGTGCTGGCGAACAATTTAAAATTGCAGGTTCAATTCAAGCAGGCGAAGCGGTGAATGTATTAGAACGCCAAGGCAAATACACACTCATTCGCGACAATAAAAATCGTGAAGCTTGGATTTTAAATTCAGACTTAAGTAGCACGCCAAGTAGTAAAGAAGAAAATCCAAAATTAAAAGCGCAAGTCCAAGAATTAACCTTAAAACTTAGTCGTTTAGATGGCGATTGGCAACAACGTACCGTCGAAATGCAACGTCGAACCAAACAAGCTGAGCAACAAAGTGCGGATCTTTTAGAGCAAAATTCTCAACTTAAACGTGAACTTGAAATGACCAAAAATAAAAATCGTGATTTAGAAGCGATACTTGATGCAGGTAAACGAGAAATTGCGATCCAATGGTTTATTTATGGCGGTTCAGTATTGGGCGTAGGCTTACTCTTCGGCTTGCTTATTCCTTATGTATTACCAAAACGTCGCCGTCGTGATGGTTGGGCATAA
- a CDS encoding multifunctional CCA addition/repair protein translates to MKIYLVGGAVRDQLLGLPVKDRDWIVVGADHATLLSLGYQQVGKDFPVFLNPKTKEEYALARTERKSSAGYTGFICDFSPTITLEQDLIRRDLTINAMAQSEDGEIIDPYGGKQDLENRILRHISPAFSEDPLRVLRVARFAARYHSLGFKIASETLALMTELALSGELQHLTAERVWLETEKALNEKNPEIYFETLHKTGALSVLFSEIDALHGVPNPVKHHPEVDSFIHTMLVLKQAVNLTENNPILNKSAVRFAAICHDLGKALTPQNILPHHYGHEQAGIKPTRSLCKRLKVPSYFQELAELTCEFHTHIHKAFELRAETVITLFNRFDVWRKPQRFQEFLQVCLADTRGRTGFETKDYPQIDYINQLLHSANEVDVQQVIADGFEKQAIKNELTKRRILAVKQTKTNYPTN, encoded by the coding sequence ATGAAAATTTATTTGGTTGGTGGGGCTGTTCGCGATCAATTATTGGGGTTACCAGTAAAAGATCGTGATTGGATTGTGGTAGGCGCAGACCACGCTACGCTACTCTCTCTCGGTTATCAGCAAGTAGGCAAAGATTTTCCGGTTTTTCTCAATCCTAAAACAAAAGAAGAATATGCGCTTGCCCGAACAGAACGTAAATCTAGCGCAGGTTACACTGGCTTTATTTGTGATTTCTCCCCAACAATCACATTAGAACAAGATTTAATTCGACGAGATCTCACTATTAACGCGATGGCTCAAAGCGAAGACGGTGAAATTATCGATCCTTATGGCGGAAAACAAGATTTAGAAAATCGAATTTTACGCCATATTTCTCCCGCTTTTTCAGAAGATCCTTTACGAGTATTACGCGTGGCACGCTTTGCAGCCCGTTATCATTCTCTCGGTTTTAAAATCGCCTCGGAAACATTAGCTCTAATGACAGAACTTGCCCTATCGGGAGAATTACAACATCTCACGGCGGAACGCGTTTGGCTAGAAACAGAAAAAGCCTTAAACGAAAAAAATCCTGAAATTTATTTTGAAACCTTACATAAAACAGGCGCATTAAGCGTTTTATTTTCTGAAATCGATGCCCTTCATGGGGTGCCAAATCCAGTAAAACATCATCCCGAAGTGGATAGTTTTATTCATACCATGTTGGTATTAAAACAAGCGGTTAATTTGACTGAAAATAACCCTATCCTAAATAAAAGTGCGGTTCGTTTTGCGGCTATTTGTCATGATCTTGGCAAGGCTCTTACACCTCAAAATATTCTTCCTCATCATTATGGGCATGAACAAGCTGGCATAAAACCGACTAGATCATTGTGCAAACGCTTGAAGGTTCCAAGTTATTTTCAAGAACTTGCAGAACTGACTTGTGAATTTCACACGCATATTCACAAAGCCTTTGAGCTTCGAGCTGAAACCGTCATAACGCTGTTTAATCGTTTTGATGTGTGGAGAAAACCACAACGCTTTCAAGAATTTCTACAAGTATGTTTAGCTGATACTCGAGGTAGAACAGGTTTTGAAACTAAAGACTATCCACAAATAGATTACATCAATCAATTATTACACTCTGCAAATGAAGTAGATGTACAGCAAGTTATTGCTGATGGATTTGAGAAACAAGCAATCAAAAATGAATTGACGAAACGAAGAATCTTAGCGGTTAAACAAACAAAAACGAATTACCCAACAAATTAA